From Methanocalculus natronophilus, one genomic window encodes:
- a CDS encoding CBS domain-containing protein codes for MTAEITIRDVMSKPVSIAKSALITEALDRMLADGVDPIIVTHQNKVIGTASRRTIAEKIGSKKTGNIPPTQIHVANVTKEDFTFAYPDQEIDILIPLLQSYKIVVVLDSEHKLIGKVTMADLLRVLKPNCPLEDVIETAPKIAPEDRIVHLHRRMVDDSATRFIVNDNGMILGIVTETDLARAVVRLKEMVEVRHQDNRIRNLIAKDIMSTPVITTDMKSTVEEVIDLMAGKNISTVLVTSQEKPVGLITRRSLIKAL; via the coding sequence ATGACAGCAGAGATAACTATCAGGGACGTCATGTCAAAACCCGTCAGTATTGCGAAATCGGCTCTTATAACAGAGGCGCTTGACCGGATGCTCGCAGACGGTGTCGACCCGATCATCGTCACCCACCAGAATAAGGTCATCGGTACAGCCTCCCGCCGGACAATTGCCGAGAAGATCGGCAGCAAGAAGACAGGGAATATTCCGCCAACCCAGATCCACGTTGCGAACGTGACCAAAGAGGACTTTACCTTTGCCTACCCGGATCAGGAGATCGATATCCTGATTCCGCTCCTCCAGAGCTACAAGATTGTTGTTGTTCTGGACAGTGAACACAAGCTTATCGGGAAAGTGACGATGGCTGATCTGCTCAGAGTACTGAAGCCCAACTGTCCGCTTGAGGATGTTATCGAGACTGCGCCAAAGATCGCACCTGAAGACCGGATTGTTCACCTTCACCGGAGAATGGTTGACGATTCCGCGACCAGGTTTATCGTCAATGACAATGGTATGATCCTTGGCATCGTCACCGAGACCGATCTTGCACGTGCAGTTGTCAGACTCAAAGAGATGGTTGAGGTGCGGCATCAGGATAACAGGATCCGAAACCTGATCGCAAAGGATATCATGAGCACCCCCGTCATCACGACTGACATGAAATCAACAGTCGAAGAGGTCATTGACCTGATGGCAGGAAAAAATATCAGTACGGTTCTCGTGACCAGCCAGGAAAAGCCAGTCGGCCTTATCACCCGGAGATCGCTTATTAAAGCGCTCTGA
- a CDS encoding deoxyhypusine synthase — protein sequence MEMNPTTPVQPTEQISELLDAMSRTGFQGRKLGEAYRIWREMIRDPDCTILLGISGAMVPAGMQECLITLAENHYIDGIVSTGANIFHDICEHLGVRHYRGHHMADDETLFEKGIDRIYDVFAYEEEFRDIDSRVERYLASIAPFKGSSRELIGRIGTWIASERPEGRSLTATCAAEGIPIFVPAIADSSIGISLVMARRAGVEVEVDQIADTDEITRMVEGAGKTGVVYIGGGVPKNFIQQTQVIASIHEHDLGGHAYAVQFTTDAPHWGGLSGCTFEEAISWGKETVDSPRVQCFCDATIALPLVTSALVFSGIQRTGRS from the coding sequence ATGGAGATGAACCCGACCACCCCGGTACAACCTACCGAGCAGATCAGCGAACTCCTTGATGCGATGAGCAGGACCGGTTTTCAGGGCCGGAAACTTGGTGAAGCATACAGGATATGGAGGGAGATGATCCGGGATCCCGACTGTACAATCCTGCTTGGCATCTCGGGCGCGATGGTGCCTGCAGGAATGCAGGAATGCCTCATTACCCTGGCAGAAAACCACTATATTGATGGTATCGTCTCAACCGGTGCAAACATCTTCCATGACATCTGTGAACACCTGGGCGTCCGCCACTATCGCGGCCACCACATGGCCGATGATGAAACACTTTTTGAGAAGGGGATCGACCGGATCTACGATGTCTTCGCCTATGAAGAGGAGTTCCGGGATATCGATTCCCGGGTCGAGCGCTATCTCGCATCCATTGCACCATTTAAGGGATCGAGCCGCGAGCTGATTGGCCGGATCGGTACATGGATCGCCAGTGAGAGACCAGAGGGGCGATCGCTCACCGCCACCTGTGCTGCTGAAGGCATCCCCATCTTTGTCCCTGCAATCGCAGACTCATCAATTGGGATCAGCCTGGTGATGGCACGGAGGGCAGGTGTTGAGGTCGAGGTCGACCAGATCGCCGATACCGACGAGATTACCCGGATGGTCGAGGGTGCAGGGAAGACCGGTGTCGTCTATATCGGAGGGGGTGTTCCGAAGAACTTCATCCAGCAGACCCAGGTGATAGCCTCAATCCATGAGCACGATCTCGGCGGCCATGCCTATGCGGTCCAGTTCACCACCGATGCCCCCCATTGGGGAGGGCTCTCCGGCTGCACCTTCGAAGAGGCGATCAGCTGGGGCAAGGAGACCGTGGACTCGCCCCGTGTCCAGTGTTTCTGCGACGCCACAATCGCCCTCCCCCTGGTAACCTCAGCCCTTGTTTTCTCCGGGATTCAGCGGACAGGGCGGAGTTGA
- a CDS encoding 30S ribosomal protein S13 has translation MEDTELNYFVRVSNTDLDGTKQVQIALTGIKGVGTHTALVLARKAGVNTHELMGKLSDEDVDRIRAVVDEYVETVPTWMMNRPKDLYTGKPRHLLAADVSLAHDEDINIMRKMRCYRGIRHDTGQKVRGQRTKSTGRTGATVGVSKKKR, from the coding sequence ATGGAAGATACCGAACTGAATTACTTCGTACGCGTCAGCAATACCGATCTTGACGGCACAAAACAGGTCCAGATCGCGCTGACGGGCATCAAGGGCGTGGGTACCCACACCGCGCTCGTCCTGGCACGCAAGGCCGGCGTCAACACCCACGAGCTGATGGGCAAACTGTCAGATGAGGATGTTGACCGGATCCGGGCTGTTGTGGACGAGTACGTTGAGACAGTCCCGACCTGGATGATGAACAGACCAAAAGACCTCTATACCGGAAAACCCCGCCACCTTCTCGCCGCTGATGTCTCGCTTGCACATGACGAGGATATCAATATTATGAGGAAGATGCGCTGCTACCGCGGCATCCGTCATGATACCGGACAGAAGGTACGTGGACAGCGGACAAAATCCACTGGCAGGACAGGAGCGACTGTTGGTGTGTCCAAGAAGAAGAGATAA
- a CDS encoding 30S ribosomal protein S4: MGYPGKNHKQYQSPQRRFEKARIEDERNLAISFGLRNKKEIWKATHILRRHRQGARDILAMTSGGVEEGRVEARREELLSHLQRYAIIGAGATIDDVLSLKVNHILERRLQTIVYRKGLARSPKQARQLINHGHIAINDRRVSIPGYMVTRAEEDQISYYQSSPFTQETNPERGRINNVRE, encoded by the coding sequence ATGGGATATCCAGGAAAGAACCACAAGCAGTATCAGTCCCCCCAGCGCCGGTTCGAGAAGGCGCGGATTGAGGATGAACGGAATCTGGCAATCAGCTTTGGTCTCAGGAACAAAAAGGAGATCTGGAAGGCAACCCACATTCTCCGCCGCCACAGGCAGGGTGCCCGTGACATCCTTGCGATGACCTCCGGTGGTGTCGAGGAAGGACGTGTTGAGGCACGACGTGAGGAGCTCCTCTCTCACCTTCAGAGATACGCCATCATCGGTGCCGGAGCAACAATCGACGACGTCCTGTCGCTGAAAGTCAACCACATCCTGGAACGCAGGCTCCAGACGATTGTCTACCGCAAAGGTCTTGCCCGTTCACCAAAACAGGCCCGCCAGCTGATCAACCACGGCCATATCGCAATCAATGACAGGCGTGTCTCGATCCCCGGGTACATGGTTACACGGGCAGAGGAAGACCAGATCAGTTATTACCAGTCGTCACCGTTCACCCAGGAGACCAACCCCGAGCGGGGCCGGATCAATAATGTGAGGGAGTAA
- a CDS encoding 30S ribosomal protein S11 — protein MAAENDKWGIAHIYASFNNTIITVTDLSGAETICKSSGGMVVKQARNESSPYAAMQMATNVAQAIRDKGFVGLHVKVRAPGRGKQRSPGPGAQAAIRALARAGIRIGRIEDVTPVSHDSIRTRGGRRGRRV, from the coding sequence ATGGCAGCTGAGAATGACAAATGGGGAATTGCCCATATCTATGCATCCTTTAACAACACCATCATCACCGTCACCGACCTCTCGGGAGCAGAGACCATCTGCAAGAGCAGCGGCGGGATGGTCGTCAAGCAGGCACGGAACGAGAGTTCACCCTATGCAGCGATGCAGATGGCCACAAACGTCGCACAGGCAATTCGGGACAAGGGGTTCGTCGGCCTCCATGTGAAGGTCAGGGCGCCCGGCCGCGGAAAGCAGCGGAGCCCCGGTCCCGGAGCCCAGGCAGCTATCCGGGCACTTGCCCGTGCCGGTATCAGGATCGGCAGAATCGAAGATGTCACCCCTGTCTCGCATGACAGCATCCGTACACGCGGGGGCAGGCGGGGAAGGAGAGTCTGA
- a CDS encoding DNA-directed RNA polymerase subunit D — protein sequence MEIEFGRIEDSIAQFTLSGASEAFANALRRAMIGEVPTLAIDNIRIYDNTSVLFDEMLAHRLGMVPIKTDLAKFARKDACRCEGAGCPICQVTFTITAEGPKTVVSGDLVSDDALTTPVDPGIPIVKLWEDQKVVIEAVAYLNNGTEHAKWQPTVACGYKEYPVIDINDRCDGCGMCVEECPRGVLEVKGRVVRVVDGRLEACSLCRLCEKACIATGIGDDSAIQAGADSTKFLFIIETDGSLSAQQIIEEGLRYIRTRSDTLIEALHEISMEGL from the coding sequence ATGGAGATCGAATTTGGCAGGATCGAAGATTCCATTGCGCAGTTCACCTTAAGCGGCGCTTCTGAAGCATTTGCAAATGCGCTCAGGAGAGCGATGATTGGTGAGGTTCCAACCCTTGCCATCGACAACATCCGGATTTATGATAATACCAGCGTTCTCTTCGATGAGATGCTCGCACACAGACTTGGTATGGTCCCGATAAAGACGGATCTTGCGAAATTTGCACGAAAGGATGCATGCAGATGCGAAGGGGCTGGCTGTCCGATCTGCCAGGTCACCTTCACCATCACTGCCGAGGGACCAAAGACGGTCGTATCCGGAGATCTCGTCTCAGATGATGCATTAACCACCCCGGTTGACCCGGGCATCCCAATCGTTAAGCTCTGGGAAGACCAGAAAGTCGTCATCGAAGCGGTTGCGTACCTGAACAACGGTACCGAGCATGCAAAATGGCAGCCGACAGTCGCGTGCGGGTACAAGGAGTACCCGGTCATTGATATCAATGACCGATGCGACGGGTGCGGGATGTGCGTTGAGGAGTGTCCACGCGGCGTCCTCGAAGTGAAAGGCCGTGTTGTCCGTGTCGTGGATGGGAGACTTGAGGCCTGTTCACTCTGCCGTCTCTGTGAAAAGGCATGTATTGCAACAGGAATCGGCGATGATTCAGCGATTCAGGCAGGCGCAGACAGTACGAAGTTCCTCTTCATCATCGAAACCGATGGATCACTTTCGGCACAGCAGATCATTGAGGAGGGGCTCCGCTATATCAGAACCAGATCAGACACACTGATTGAAGCTTTACATGAAATATCCATGGAGGGACTATAG